One Candidatus Binatus sp. genomic region harbors:
- a CDS encoding RNA-binding protein, whose translation MPTKLYVGNLAYAVTQEDLAELFAQAGKVESAVVVTDKFSGQSRGFGFVEMAEASEAANAIQTLNDTDLKGRRIKIDEARASTGGPRGGGGGGGDDRRRGGGGAGGGGRNR comes from the coding sequence ATGCCTACGAAGTTGTATGTAGGGAATCTCGCCTACGCGGTTACCCAGGAGGACTTGGCTGAACTGTTTGCGCAGGCGGGGAAGGTCGAGAGCGCGGTGGTCGTGACGGACAAATTTTCCGGACAATCGCGCGGCTTTGGTTTCGTCGAGATGGCGGAGGCGAGCGAGGCGGCGAACGCGATCCAGACGCTGAACGACACCGATCTGAAAGGACGCCGGATCAAGATCGATGAAGCGCGCGCCAGCACCGGCGGTCCGCGTGGCGGCGGCGGCGGTGGCGGAGACGATCGCCGTCGTGGCGGCGGTGGAGCGGGCGGCGGAGGCCGCAATCGATAG
- a CDS encoding alpha/beta fold hydrolase has translation MAEPWRFEKLTLKSGLTMRLARAGAGPLVVMLHGFPECWYSYRHQIRALSDSFDCVAPEMRGYGETDAPVGVMFRRHDYELLTRALRDGAVQKNVFTDDDLQFFRAAFRNPYSITAAINYYRANFRSGLMAKPGQNDWLNRKIDAPTMLIWGEQDFALGVELTYNMEDLFTGPFEIKYIPDSGHWVQQEKPELVNRYIRDFLAPLLDAPIADAAATRH, from the coding sequence ATGGCCGAGCCCTGGCGCTTCGAAAAATTGACGCTCAAGAGCGGCCTCACGATGCGGCTCGCGCGCGCGGGCGCCGGTCCGCTCGTCGTGATGCTGCACGGATTCCCCGAGTGCTGGTACTCGTATCGGCATCAGATCCGCGCGCTCTCCGATAGCTTCGACTGTGTCGCGCCCGAGATGCGCGGTTACGGCGAGACCGACGCGCCCGTCGGCGTGATGTTCCGCCGCCACGATTACGAACTGCTCACGCGCGCGCTTCGCGATGGCGCCGTGCAGAAAAACGTTTTCACCGACGACGATTTGCAATTCTTCCGCGCCGCGTTCCGCAATCCTTATTCGATCACCGCCGCGATCAATTACTACCGCGCGAATTTTCGCTCCGGCCTGATGGCGAAGCCCGGGCAGAACGACTGGCTCAATCGCAAGATCGACGCGCCCACGATGCTCATCTGGGGCGAGCAGGATTTCGCACTCGGGGTGGAACTCACCTACAACATGGAGGATCTTTTCACCGGCCCCTTCGAGATCAAGTACATCCCCGACTCGGGCCATTGGGTGCAGCAGGAAAAGCCAGAACTGGTGAATCGCTACATCCGCGACTTCCTCGCGCCACTGCTCGACGCCCCGATTGCCGACGCGGCCGCAACGCGTCATTAG
- a CDS encoding LLM class flavin-dependent oxidoreductase → MKSMYFFLPTLPATMEERRSQRPIANQTERWQRMIEEVVELAQLAEEVGFDAVCFPEHHLHSEGLEIGSLPTLTQHVIHNTKRIKVGPIGYVLPGWNPLRLALEISWLDQLTKGRTFVGFARGYQSRWLNQMAQKIHVGATTSDKSETDRINREAFEEVFRFLKLAWADEPFRFKGKYYEYPYPQEGTPWLAHEWTREYGFPGEVDELGRIQKISVVPKPYQKPHPPLFQAFSISEETVRWCARENITPTILISQPAAVRKLAEAFREEARKAGRRLDLGQGIGVLHAMYFAENRDQARALAQQGICGTAFQKFFYHFGFFEAWREPEDEAKFPVANGILPQSECTVARMERADFAYTGTVDQVRRQFDAMVENIHPEWFVWQGDQGLLPLAENRKQIETFGKELLPRYK, encoded by the coding sequence ATGAAATCGATGTACTTTTTCCTGCCCACGCTGCCCGCGACGATGGAAGAACGCCGCAGCCAGCGCCCGATCGCAAATCAAACCGAACGATGGCAGCGCATGATCGAGGAGGTCGTCGAACTTGCGCAACTCGCCGAGGAGGTCGGCTTCGATGCGGTCTGTTTCCCCGAGCATCACCTGCACAGTGAAGGCCTCGAGATCGGCAGCCTGCCGACACTCACCCAGCACGTGATTCACAACACCAAGCGCATCAAGGTGGGCCCGATCGGCTACGTCCTCCCGGGGTGGAATCCGCTCCGCCTCGCGCTCGAAATTTCGTGGCTCGATCAATTGACCAAGGGCCGCACCTTCGTCGGCTTCGCGCGCGGCTATCAATCGCGATGGCTCAACCAGATGGCGCAGAAGATTCACGTCGGCGCCACCACCAGCGACAAGAGCGAGACCGATCGGATCAATCGCGAAGCCTTCGAAGAAGTCTTCCGCTTTCTCAAACTCGCATGGGCCGACGAGCCGTTCCGTTTCAAGGGCAAGTACTACGAGTATCCGTATCCGCAGGAGGGCACGCCGTGGCTCGCGCACGAATGGACTCGCGAGTACGGCTTCCCGGGCGAAGTGGACGAGCTCGGCCGCATCCAGAAAATCAGCGTGGTGCCGAAGCCGTACCAGAAACCGCATCCGCCGCTGTTCCAGGCTTTTTCGATCAGCGAGGAGACCGTGCGATGGTGCGCGCGCGAAAACATCACGCCGACGATTCTGATCTCGCAACCGGCCGCAGTCCGCAAGCTCGCCGAGGCGTTTCGCGAGGAAGCGCGCAAGGCGGGCCGCAGGCTCGATCTCGGGCAGGGAATCGGCGTGCTGCACGCGATGTACTTTGCGGAGAATCGCGACCAGGCGCGCGCGCTCGCGCAGCAGGGAATCTGCGGCACCGCCTTTCAAAAATTCTTCTATCATTTTGGATTCTTCGAAGCCTGGCGCGAGCCCGAGGACGAAGCGAAGTTTCCGGTCGCGAACGGAATCCTCCCGCAGTCCGAATGCACCGTCGCGCGGATGGAGCGCGCCGACTTCGCCTATACCGGCACCGTCGATCAGGTGCGCCGCCAATTCGACGCGATGGTCGAGAATATCCATCCGGAATGGTTCGTATGGCAGGGCGACCAGGGCTTGCTGCCGCTCGCCGAGAACAGGAAGCAGATCGAAACCTTCGGCAAGGAATTGCTGCCGCGCTACAAGTAG
- a CDS encoding LLM class flavin-dependent oxidoreductase, whose protein sequence is MKFGLFYEISVPRPWGRETEKTVYDNCLEQVALADTLGYDQVWAVEHHFLEEYSHCPAPELFLTACAMKTKKMRVGHGIVVCVPEFNHPIKIAERTAVLDILSGGRLEVGTGRSATWTELGGFRASPDETKKTWDEFVHCLPKMWTQERYSYQGRSWSMPQRTIVPKPYQKPHPPLWVAVTSPGTEIDAAERGMGSLGLTFGGFAEQDEKVKRYRKIIRNCTPVGDFVNENVSTVNFLYCHEDDAVGVKVGKRMTGTFNYLASQLLAAREAYPSKSYPSLGLLPSLRQEASGPGDASGAPEGIAIGNPARLVRELKKWEACGVDRVNFLLNALETIPQEQVLNSLRLFAKEVMPHFQGASESAAAAGGR, encoded by the coding sequence ATGAAATTCGGTCTCTTCTATGAAATCTCGGTACCGCGACCCTGGGGGCGCGAAACTGAAAAAACGGTTTACGACAATTGCCTCGAACAAGTCGCGCTCGCCGACACCCTTGGCTACGATCAGGTGTGGGCCGTCGAGCATCACTTCCTCGAAGAATATTCTCACTGCCCGGCGCCTGAATTGTTCCTCACCGCCTGCGCGATGAAGACCAAGAAGATGCGCGTTGGTCACGGCATCGTCGTATGCGTCCCCGAGTTCAATCATCCGATCAAAATCGCTGAGCGCACCGCCGTGCTCGATATCCTGTCGGGTGGCCGCCTCGAAGTAGGCACCGGACGCTCCGCGACCTGGACCGAACTCGGCGGCTTCCGCGCGAGCCCCGACGAAACCAAAAAAACCTGGGACGAATTCGTCCATTGCCTCCCCAAGATGTGGACCCAGGAACGTTACTCGTATCAGGGACGTTCGTGGTCGATGCCGCAGCGCACGATTGTGCCCAAGCCGTATCAGAAACCGCATCCGCCGCTGTGGGTCGCGGTCACCAGTCCGGGTACTGAAATCGACGCCGCCGAGCGCGGGATGGGCAGTCTTGGGCTGACCTTCGGCGGTTTCGCGGAGCAGGATGAGAAGGTCAAGCGCTATCGCAAGATCATTCGCAACTGCACTCCGGTCGGCGACTTCGTTAATGAAAATGTTTCGACGGTTAACTTCCTCTATTGCCATGAGGACGATGCGGTAGGCGTGAAGGTCGGCAAACGGATGACCGGCACCTTCAATTATCTCGCGTCGCAGTTGCTCGCCGCGCGCGAGGCGTATCCGAGCAAATCGTATCCGTCGCTCGGCTTGCTCCCGTCACTCCGGCAGGAAGCATCGGGCCCCGGCGACGCGTCGGGCGCGCCCGAGGGTATCGCGATCGGCAATCCTGCGCGACTCGTGCGCGAACTCAAGAAGTGGGAAGCCTGCGGCGTCGATCGCGTGAACTTCCTGCTGAATGCGCTCGAGACGATCCCGCAAGAACAGGTGCTCAACAGCCTCCGCCTTTTTGCGAAAGAAGTGATGCCGCATTTTCAGGGCGCGAGCGAATCCGCCGCCGCGGCCGGAGGTCGTTGA
- a CDS encoding MFS transporter gives MSATASTPALPPARKITSSEAAHTLLASFLGWALDAFDFFVLIFVLPTVAKEFHKSVADVAFTITATLAMRPVGALIFGWVADRYGRRIPLMIDVIFYSVVEVLSGFAPSYGWFLFLRALYGIAMGGEWGVGASLAMEAVSPKWRGFFSGLLQEGYAVGYLLAAAAYFFVFPYFGWRAMFFLGGAPALLTIYIRAKVPESEAWERNRPDMAKIKRAVRENWRLFLYLVLLMTMMNFVSHGTQDLYPTFLQKQRGFDSRTVATIALIYNVGAVLGGLVFGYFSDRLGRRRTMAFAVICAGLVVPLWIYPGTLAMLIAGAFLMQFMVQGAWGVIPAHLTELSPPEVRGLFSGLAYQMGVLLASNAAFGEALLAEKFGYSAALAGVAAIVMVSTAVVIMLGRERLGRDLHSSPSDT, from the coding sequence ATGTCCGCGACCGCCTCGACTCCCGCGCTCCCGCCGGCGCGCAAGATCACCTCGAGCGAGGCCGCGCACACTCTGCTCGCGAGCTTTCTCGGCTGGGCGCTCGACGCTTTCGATTTTTTTGTGCTGATTTTCGTGCTGCCGACCGTCGCCAAAGAATTTCACAAATCCGTCGCCGACGTCGCCTTCACCATCACCGCGACGCTCGCGATGCGCCCGGTTGGCGCGCTCATCTTCGGATGGGTCGCCGATCGCTACGGCCGCCGCATCCCGCTGATGATTGATGTCATCTTTTACTCAGTCGTCGAGGTGCTGAGCGGCTTCGCGCCGAGCTACGGATGGTTCCTCTTCCTCCGCGCGCTCTACGGTATCGCGATGGGCGGTGAATGGGGCGTCGGCGCGTCGCTCGCGATGGAAGCGGTCTCGCCGAAATGGCGCGGCTTCTTTTCCGGCCTGCTGCAGGAGGGCTACGCGGTCGGATACCTGCTCGCCGCCGCCGCGTACTTCTTCGTGTTTCCGTATTTCGGATGGCGCGCGATGTTCTTCCTCGGCGGCGCGCCAGCGCTGCTGACCATCTACATCCGCGCCAAAGTGCCCGAGTCCGAGGCCTGGGAGCGCAACCGTCCGGACATGGCCAAAATCAAGCGCGCGGTCCGCGAGAACTGGCGCCTCTTTCTCTACCTGGTCCTGCTGATGACGATGATGAATTTCGTCTCGCACGGCACCCAGGATTTATATCCGACGTTTCTGCAGAAGCAGCGCGGCTTCGACTCGCGCACCGTCGCGACGATCGCGCTGATCTACAATGTCGGCGCGGTGCTGGGCGGTCTCGTCTTCGGCTATTTTTCCGATCGGCTCGGACGGCGCCGCACGATGGCGTTCGCGGTGATCTGCGCCGGATTGGTCGTGCCGCTCTGGATCTATCCGGGCACGCTCGCGATGCTGATCGCTGGCGCCTTTCTGATGCAGTTCATGGTGCAGGGCGCATGGGGCGTCATCCCGGCGCATCTCACCGAGCTATCACCGCCCGAAGTGCGCGGGCTGTTCTCCGGCCTCGCGTATCAGATGGGCGTGCTGCTCGCATCCAACGCCGCGTTCGGCGAGGCGCTGCTCGCGGAGAAATTCGGCTACTCGGCGGCGCTCGCGGGCGTCGCCGCGATCGTGATGGTTTCAACTGCGGTCGTGATCATGCTTGGCCGCGAGCGCCTCGGCCGCGACCTCCATTCTTCTCCATCCGACACTTGA
- a CDS encoding proline iminopeptidase-family hydrolase yields MNRSRRAFIGAVAIAVVVVVLKEVATSRAEEKGDPYALPKDCAVREGFVAVTGGRVWYQRVGSGDATPLLTLHGGPGFGHDYLQPLGRLCAERPVIFYDQLGSGKSDRPKDDNLWRVARFVEELGQVRAALGLKRVHILGQSWGTMLLTSYMLTKPDGVASVIFSDPAISMPQWVKDARRLRSELPAETQATLDRHEKLGSTNCYEYQAAVNEYYKRHVCRLAVYPEVLERAFAGLGQNVYLTMNGPTEFSVTGNLKDYDRVARLKEIAHPAMFICGRFDEGTPEATESYHRAMPGSEFVVMEKSSHMPMLEEPDRYIEVVREFIGKNDHAQ; encoded by the coding sequence ATGAATCGAAGTAGGAGAGCATTCATAGGGGCAGTCGCGATCGCGGTTGTGGTGGTTGTGCTGAAGGAGGTGGCAACATCGCGCGCTGAAGAAAAAGGCGACCCGTATGCGTTGCCGAAAGATTGCGCGGTGCGCGAGGGTTTCGTCGCGGTCACCGGCGGACGCGTGTGGTATCAGCGGGTCGGGAGCGGCGACGCGACGCCGCTGCTGACGCTGCATGGCGGTCCGGGCTTTGGTCACGATTATCTGCAACCGCTCGGACGATTGTGCGCCGAGCGTCCGGTGATTTTTTACGATCAGCTCGGGTCGGGAAAATCCGATCGGCCGAAAGACGATAACTTGTGGCGGGTCGCGCGCTTCGTCGAGGAACTGGGGCAGGTGCGCGCGGCGCTCGGCTTGAAGCGCGTGCATATCCTCGGGCAATCGTGGGGCACGATGCTGTTGACGTCCTATATGCTGACCAAGCCGGACGGCGTCGCGAGCGTGATTTTTTCCGATCCGGCGATCTCGATGCCGCAGTGGGTGAAGGATGCGCGGCGGCTTCGCAGCGAGTTGCCGGCGGAGACGCAGGCGACGCTCGATCGCCACGAGAAGCTGGGCTCGACGAACTGCTACGAGTATCAAGCCGCGGTGAACGAGTACTACAAACGCCACGTATGCCGGCTGGCGGTTTATCCCGAGGTGCTCGAGCGCGCGTTCGCCGGACTCGGGCAAAACGTTTACCTCACGATGAACGGCCCGACCGAGTTCAGCGTGACGGGAAATTTGAAGGACTATGATCGCGTCGCGCGGCTCAAGGAAATCGCGCATCCTGCGATGTTCATCTGCGGGCGTTTTGACGAAGGAACGCCGGAGGCGACCGAGTCGTATCATCGCGCGATGCCGGGCTCGGAGTTCGTCGTGATGGAAAAGAGTTCGCATATGCCGATGCTCGAGGAGCCAGACAGATATATCGAGGTGGTGCGCGAGTTCATCGGCAAAAACGATCACGCGCAGTAA